ctgtgaattatgaaaagacgaaaaaaattaaaatgataaattttgcggtatcataaaatctaaatgtttaaaGCGAATAAACCCAGaccaaagattcttttttttttttttaaatcttcttaaaatcacaatcgcttgtccaaatttgaataagattttaaataaatacgttgTTTAGGTAAAATAAACATCATCGTTTAACAAaatgatctgttctgattgtTTATTGACAGTTTTTCCAAATTATAAGCTCTTCTTGAACGGAATTcttgtattttttgtgaaaattgacagaaatattgtgttttgatagctatatatagttaatataagtcagaaccgattagaactaggatctatAGTAAATTAAGACACTTTCTccaaaatggtgttctttagattcactattacaaataaaagagttcaaataatttttaaattgcctTAACAACACCGAGTCTAGACTAGTTTCCCCCCTCCCCTCCTCCTTGTGTTACGCACCCGAGAgtgattaaataaattattggttttgaaaaatttatttttcaagaaaaaaaaattatttcttttaagtgtaatttaaacttatataattaagCAAAGACGATAATATATCAAATCTCTCCATCATAGATAAATAAGGCGTTATCCTAACAATTTTTTACGtgcattttaatgttttaagacattttttgaaaattaaaaagccaatttattagattttaaatatatttcagtaGTAGTGATCTGTGAAACGGGCTATAGTAGGTTGTTTTCACACCTACCATTTATATACTGATCTCtttgtagtttatttattttaataggtTTTAGTAAATGGTAGAAAATGATGATAGAAATATTTTCGGTTCTCAAATGTTTAAGCCACTCCTCCCTGTTTATCGTACAGGCAAacatagttatttaaaactaaatagaaaaaaatggaaaactaaAGTGTATATATTTACAACCAAATTAACACAACATAACTAATGTCAATTTAGTTCTCTAAAATGCCCAAATAcgtcataaatataaaatataaaaagtaaagaaattataatatataaaaataaaagtacatcACATAAAAAATCTGTATCTCGATATACCTGTTTTTGGTATCCTGTTGCGATACAACAACACCAGTTGTTGGCAGTGGCGTCGCTATGGGGTGAGGTCTGCACCAAGTATGccagaactttttttctaaagtttctttttttgacaACAACCTCAGCGACGCCGCTGGTCGTTAGTTTGCTAAATAGCGTAATACAGCATTAAAGAGACGACAACTTTAAAGAACTTACAGCTTCTGTTACAATTGcatttccatttaaaaaattagaaccaAAATTTATTGTCAATAGTGATGATGattaaatatcaatataattacgcgatagtaaataaagttaattaaaaaataaaaaaaattatatcacaaAATTAGAAAACTGATAAACTTGATGATGAGATCTTTTTgcaatggtttaaaaatatttgttaaaaactatgCTTAAAAGTGCAAACTAGGGCCCTGCGAATCACTTTTTTTAGTTTCGAATCGAATCACGATTCAAAGCAAGTCTTGATTCTCAAATTGAATTGAATTACGAGTCCAATAAGCATTTTGAAGAAATCTAAGTTTAACTAAGACATAGATAAAATCAGGCATTGATTCGATTGCGAATCAATGCCTGATTCTATTCGGATTCGATACCAAAAAGGTGATTCGCAGGGCCCTAGTGCAAATCTATTAAcaccagtaaaaaaaaaagaaattaatataaacaaatgtcacaattgctatttttataaaaatttaatagcaaaatgttgtcttttagtgaatgattagaagCAGTGGGTTCCACTAATGAATCTAAGtaatttctatttattatttttttatgattaaaaacgATAAATTAGGAGTTGGTTGACTATACTTAGTTATTCTCCAATTCTCCAAACTTTTAGCATGCAGTGTGTGTATAAAACGCGAGACTAAATAATACAGACTTTTCTTTTACTAAAgctgctgtttttttttaaaggtaaaacaTAATATTTCGTTTTAAGCGATATTTTGTTAGACTTACAtcttataaacataaaaactccAATTACTCTAGCATCTGTTGAGGTTATCCTTCACTGCTGCTGATTTTCCGCAAAGatgttcaactttaaattaatttatttagtgtataagtttacaatttttaaaatcttctaattaattaagaaaaaattatgcatgTGAATTTTTCCGCTAAGGGGCTGTCCATAAAGGATGTCACCATTTTTTGGACAATTTTTGACCCCtcctttgtcaccggttgtccttttttCTTATACCCTTTGAAAAAGATGTCATAAAATTAGGACCCCCCCCCCTCTctctttattttctaaaacaaatttttttcttaatttgagcacttttattgaaattttacaCATGAATTACATTTTTCTGTGTTTTCGCATTTTCTTCTACCGCAATAACGGCTATTAACTCTTTTTTTGCACTTTGCGACAGTGCAAACAGGTCTAACTCGCAAAAGGGTAATAGCCATACGGTTAATAAAATTGGAATGAGTAATGCTGACATTCTTTTTATACACAATTTGGTAGGCAAAGTACACGTTGTAATGCTTACAGAATCTCTAAGATAAATTTGATTGCACAGAGAGACAAAATAGATCGTAAGGAGAGAGTTTGAGTGATTTTAATGATCAAGGAATAGTGCTCTGAATATTGGaggaatataatataaatttataagaaaaaatacagAAGGAAAACAATTTATGCTGGTGACGTATGAGACGACTACAGCTTTCAAGTCATTTTCTGACTTGCAGATTAGAATAGGTGGAGGCAGAACTTGACTTGGAGTAACATGGAAATAAGAGCTCCTTTTCAAAGAACAACATCCTGGATCCTCACATTTCGCAATTTGCGTGAAATATTGGGTGGTGTGCAAATGAGAGGCTAACCATTCCTGATCCTTCGGTACGAAATGACGAGCATCGTCTTGCCGTCTGGATCAATATACTCAACCACCGTGGAAAACTGGTCAATAGTCGACTTGAAAAGGTTGAGGAACAGATCTTTCCAGCGAAATCAAAATGCTGTTTTCTCCAAAAGAAGATCCACTGCCCTACCTTAATTGTAAGTCACAATGCAGATAATTAATTCCTTAAGTCTTGCTATACATATTGCATTTTGATAAAGagttgatattaaaaatgaatttgaatttCTTAAGAGTCTAGATGAGTTCTATAATGATCAGGAGGGAAAAGCAATTCCGCTAAATCAACCACTGGCTTAATCAACTTGGTAAAAGGATCTTTTGTGGAATCGAACTCAGGGAGGGTCTAAAGTTGTTCAAAGTCCAATATGTGAGCATATGCTGTCAACAGTGAATGCTTTTCAGATCGAACAGCAATATAAGTGGGATCAAAATAGGAAACTGCGTCAGATTTTACAAGCCCATCTCGTTTGATTTTAATATCTGCGTTAAGAAACAGGATGAGCTTGCGCTTTGCAGCGATGATGTAATCACGATCAGGAAGAGAAACTTGATACCCCATATGCATTAATAAAGGAGATTGTTTGTTAGCAGCGGTGATTCCAAATGGGATCTGAGTTTAATTGTTTCGACTTATAAAGCACAAATATTGGGAGCCTAAAAAAGAGCAAACTTCTTCCACATTCCTTATAGGTGCTGTTCAAAATGGATCATCCACGTGACTTGAATGAAGACCATTTTGAGGTTGCATCAATTTGATTGGAACCGCGTGGACGTATCTCTTTCCTTCAAATAACTTGCTCCGTTTTGGTATCAACCGAGTATATAGAGCACTTTTGCTAATATCGAGCTTGGCACCAAGCTCACCCAACGATTTGAAGTTCTttacaaagtaattaaaaaattataagtgaatAAATAAGGCTAAAAAGGTATCTTTAGGCCTGATATCCatgttattaaaactaaaaaaaaaatctaaacaatgtCAATAGCTGGTCAGGGGATGGCCCCTATCTAACTACTGACatagtttagaaatattttttctattaaaagttctattttcaagataaattacttataaccttttgttatattattggTTAAAAGTTAAACCTTTATTAAGTAACGTATAAAAGCATAGGTCATAGAATGCTAGTAAGTAATTTTATTCTGTTAGCCTagtcttttatttaaaaatcaagtgCTTTGATTATCACTATTGTTAATTCCGttaatttcattaaacttactttaaaaagaaacaatttagtttttaaattaaacttgttaAGCACGTCAAAGCGTAGAAATCAAACAGAAAACTCACGATGCTTGACAGGCTTTATTGAAACACGCGACCAACTGGTGCtttcaaaagaaaatacttAATTGGCTAAAATAAGACAATCCAACTTTATTATTTCGCACAtacgttttttattatataaaatgttttatgaattcaattttttcaagataaatggtcttaaaattaaaagtgaagCTAATATACAGGCTAAAGggatttacaacaaaaaattgtcCAAGGTGGGTGTCTcgttttaaaatgatttatgaatttcaaatgacattatgaaaaaagttatttattactaGCGGAAAGGctgcaattttatattttgtttagattaaaataaaatttagattttcaaaattaaaataaccttATACAGaaaatactaaacaaataaaatgagcCTGCAAAGAGAAAGGCTTCATTCAGAAAAGTTTGTTTCTGTTGTGTTAATAGAGACAAACAATGTTTGTCTTTGCTAAGGAATAGCTCATTGATTCAACCAATCAAAGACTTTGTTAAACCTGGATTCAGTTTGTGTCTAGaacgctaaaaaaaaaaaaaatgcagccGTATAAAGTCTAGAACCCCTTTGTACTTTTTGAATACCTaaacattttcagaaaaaggatccaaaaaaaaaatatgcagtttttaattcattttcaacagtttttatttaatgtcaATTTACTGGAAAGAGGGGCTTAAAAACCTTGAACTTAAATTGAAAACCTCTAAACTGGAGCAGTGCTTCGTTCCATATTactatataaaactaattttgtgTGCgtagttattaaggtgctcccaGAAATCCTTACGGTTTACCtattacagagcaccgcgaaCGATCATTTAATTAGGAATTTCACACCTCCTTCCCAACAAATTTCGTTAAAGAACAAAACTCAATATTTAGAAACAaagtatttaattaagttttatgtATGATGGTTGTTtctgccaatttttttttttgtatattaagcCTCGtaaagcaataaatattttcGCACAGCATGAAACTAACAGTTAAATTATGCATTAAAGGTAGTATACATGGTATGCGTTTAAACAGTGCCGCCACAACCACAAAGTGGGATATTTCCAAGCtggcaaaatataaaaaatcatttttctcaAGAAATTTGACTGGgtccaaaaattaaaattagaacaGTGCGTTTAAAgcgaaaaaaaagtattcaactATCATAATAAAACCAGTCTTGTGAGTGAAATTGCTATGTTAAAGATTATTCAGCTTTTAGGACCACTAAGTTTCGTTATACttgactaattttagttaaacttaaaaaaaaaaaaaaaagacaagtaTTAGCTATCTAAAAGGTTAGTCAACTCATTTTACTTAAACTAAGAATTAATCGACAATTAACCtactaaacaatttaattagctaATTTTAGCCAGACGAAAGAGTTGTCAACTAAttttagtaaagtaaaaaagaaattgttgtAACGTTAAGTTACTCGACTAATAAACTAACCTCAAATCTCATCACGTGATGACTAATCAACTCATTGTTAAACTCAAGCTAACCTCAAATCTCATCACTAGAGTTAttcataacatatataaaatcaaaaaatcgtTAACATCAATCTAAAAGTTTTGTGTTGGCATTCCTTTAATTCAAGGATCTTTTAATGTcaacattagtttttaactaATCGCATTGCAAACCTTGTAAATAAGAGAACGACAGAGATGAACAACACTAAACTTAAATGTACGTTTGTCAACTAGAAAATGATAAACatttctacaaataaaaaactttcctGTAATAAGGAGACATTAAAAATGTCTCATTATTAcaggaaatttatttaaaaggaatTCTGTTCTACTCATTCTACTGTTCCTGTTTACCCGGTTTTACGGAACAATAAGTAGGGTAGATTAGGATAATATGAGCATACCTAAAGATTTCttagatgtaagcagtgaagttgaagttgctttgtattttttgaatcaattttatgtggtgataacaggaatcagtacaATTAGCGTTAATTTATATGTAGTAATCGGCGGCTGTCGTCTAATTAAAACGCTGttaaatttttgtgttgttaaaataatatcatcatgCATGAATAAATCTGTGCACGAAATTTTagtgctaaaataatgaaatttattttttcataaagaaaaatatgttagctaGAAACCCTttccattttttgtttaaaaaacaatgtatagaaacatttagttttgactttatttaaaaatgccatttttgtataatatgagcatgctcaaattacccagtgtttttcattaaaattaaatagttttaagtcCTAATATCGCAAtggttttaaatgatttttgaataaaaacaaaatatagtaaaaaattttaatattttagcaattctaaatatttttctgtaattttaaattcaaaaagtttgaatttttttgtttaaaggtttgagttaaaataattgataaaataacgaactaatttttttttaatgcggAAAACAAAGCAgtattgtttcaataaaaaatggtCTAAAATTTCATCTTgtaatgataagttttgttaacaacgaatcattatattccaaaaattagttttaattgtcagattggtattttttaatttaactaatatttttttgagctaatttaaagtgctcatataACCAAGTGCtctgggtaatatgagcactttcgctactttttaaaaacctagTGAATCATGAGTAGGGATCCCTAAAAATcgattatttgcaaaaattttggatccagataattatatatgaaaatattccaatattcgcttaaggtgctcatattaccctaatttACCCTACATACTTTAATACCTGAATTAGaaagacttttttaaagtttcctaTCAAAAACCAACTCGGTTAAAATGGGAAACAAATcaccaattttatttattacttttaaaaccatagctaaattttatatttctgttACAATTTGGTAAAATAATGATTTACCACAATTAAGTTTGAACATCTTAGTTAACAACATAATTGCATATCGTTTCTTcaacatgaaaaaaaactaaaattaaacagaaagtAAAGTATATCGCTACACAACAACAgatcattaaaaactttttaataatgtagAGATTAAGATTTTTTGGTTCAAAACATGGAAATCTTCAGGCACATCTATAGAGAagtagttataatataaaaaacgcAGTTGTAAACTTCACGATATAGATTGTAACTGCATGTTCATTGTAATTCTCATACTATAGATTTTCTTGTTTCAAACTAAGTGATTCACTGTCTAGCAAACCTGACACTCCataattatatagattatatacgTTTTATTATAATACAGCCACATAAGAACTACCGCACTTTCATTTATGGACTATGCTAGAGTTTTgagtttgaaaacaaatttgataATGCAACCCGAAAGCTGAGCATCAAGGAATAAAAATTTCGACGATACCAttctctaaaaataaattttgcagtcAAATGAagattttgttgttaaaataacttttaacaacttttgttaatttatttaactttagtcTATATATTAGTCTTTTAATATCATAAAACAACAAACCTGTTGTATTGATCATATAAGTCCTTATTCTCCTCCaagaattttttgtaaaagactGATAAACTGTCCGACACATCATTGcctatatttaataaagtaatattgtTTGCCGTCATGAAAATCTTAATGGATCATaatccttttttaaatctaatgaaaatatttattacctgACTCAGGTATAGATTTAAAGGTTTCGAGAAATTTCGATTTTTcctaaaaatgatttatttatacatatcaTTATCATAATGATACAcagtatatatgtgtatgtatgtatgtatgtatgtatgtatgtatgtatgtatgtatgtatgtatgtatgtatgtatgtatgtatgtatactaaGGTGGTCCACAAAACCAAGTAACAAACTTCAATTGCccacaaagttatttttgttctttgttaTGACAGTTGTGCAAAATTGTAATTTAGGTTATcacaaataaaatagtaattgtCAAATGTTGACTCAAAACTTatgattaaaattataaattaaaataaactcgtaattaaaattaaagctaaaaattataatctaataaagaattcaattttaaaacttagtaGCCTTTAGCTTGTTCCGAAGTGGATATCTACGACGTAATTAATGTCATTAgtttattattgcaattttCAACAAGACTAATTCCCCTTTTAACTACATCATTTAATAGAATTGCAATGTGTGCAGCCAGTTTAATACGTTTAGCTAACCAGCTTCAGATCCTCCATTCTAGATTTTTCAGATTCAAATATCAACTTTACATGTTAAGAAAGGTGTCTGCTAATGCTGATCGATATAACTTTGCGCCATCTATAACTTGATGCGAACACTATCTTATCTCAAAGGGCTGTACTAACTATATGTTTAGAGAGAAAATAGAGGTGGCTTAAAAATGCTTCGCGTTTTGCAACTACCGTCTTGTTCGAATAGGCtttcaagttttacaaaaacttgATGTAATTGCCTCTCAATTTTTAAGCACaacttaaaatttgtaattgtcTCAAATTTTAAGTTGTGCTTCGTTCAACTGTTTGACTAACAGCCGAATCTATTATACTTCGGATTCACGAGCAATCAAAGTTTCACGCATTATGTGTTGGACTGAGAGCTTCAAATTTCTCGCTGCCTTTTTGTCCACCAAGAAACTAGAAAGATAACCGTAAAAATTTCTGATAATTATTCTTTAGCTGCAGTTTCAAGGGTATCTGGTAAATAGACAAGCATTTCCTTTTCTTTACTATTTGGTCCTAAAATAGCTTATCAGTTGCTGTACAATAAACATCTCGGTTCGCAGAACCAATAAACATCTTGGTCATATTTCTGAAATATGGCAATAGTGGcccaaaaaaataacttttatttattacagcaacctttgtctttattttattctaGATTGTTTAATTGAACGTCTAGATAATGTTATATCTGAAATGTCATGAACAAATACCTGTGCAACAGCTTGGCAACAAACACAACTCCACGAGGTCTAAGTCGGAAATCGTAAGTGCGGACACCAAACAAGTAATATTGATAAAAGGTTGACCTGTAAATGTTGCTCAGTCAGCCTGAAACTTTTAAGTTCAAATATCttcaaatacatatataaatatacgtatatatacgtatatacatatatatacatatatatatatatatatatatatatatatatatatatatatatatatatatatatatatattatatatatatatatatatatatatatacacacacatatatatatatatacatatatatatatacatatatatatatatatatatatatatatatatatatatatatatatatatatatatatatatatatatatatatatatatatatatatatatatatatatatatatatatatatatatatatatatatgtaaaataaacagtaaataaaaattacgcGGAGGACTTTTGTATTGTGTTCTCTCCAAAACATATCGTTCCAAACATAATCATTTGTCCTTTGATTATGATGAAAAGTTTCTAAATCGCTTGTTGATTtcgaataaataattttacgaATATTTGAATCAGGATCTGCAGGTCCTACCCAATCACTATTTAATGTCGGTACTGGTTCTTTAAAAACCTtagcagaaataaaaaagcaacataGAACAGAAATTATTAACAAGAAACATTGTAAATCTTATGAAATAAACCTAATAGAATGATACCTTTAAAGATGTATTCAAATTTCTGACCAACTTGGCATACAAAGGTAACGGCCTAGTAGAATTCTTTATcatattttgtctaaaaaaatgttaataattgaagttaaaatgtctaaaaactttttaaccatattttgattaaaaaacattagCACTAGAAAGCTGTAAAAagtgtatataattttaatgaaggCTGGTTTCTtatcatataatttaaattatttacagaaaaaaaaactagaaataaatCCGAGAATAATTCcgtcattaaaaaatttgtaattttaagacaaaaactaaatttaaacaagtaTGGGTCTGACAGGTAACCAAATTGTAAGATCCTAGCCTTGGAAGAAAAAGATTGGACTTTTTTAATAGCGGATATTTCAGGTCAAATATTTGTAGTTTTAGATCCTAAAAATTCTGAGGCGGGTTTGTGTCAAAAACCTACCATGCTTTTTAAAAgcgaaaactttaaaaaaaaagagtaaaaagtAGGGATTATTTGTTAaagattatattaataataaaaaaaagaatttgggaattaaacatatttagataaattattaacaaacgCATAAAGCTAAATCCATTGAATAccacaaaaattatttaggaaaaacattttaacaattacaatatttgtaatattttataacaatcaaCGTTTTTATCACTCacaataatattatgaaaacttttataaactttatgttGAAATAATGCagcattataaaatatttcaaactttgagttaaaatattgaacataaaGTAACTCATATAAACATGATACAGTTCTgcgataaaataatattaattatatgcataatatactaatataatatacactaaattaaattacgcaaataataaatatgctCTAATAGTCCAATAAATATGCTCTAATAACGCCACTTAaaagttatgcaaaaaaaatggtaaagtATACACTATAtacacaaataatttaataaataaaatacacgattaaaaaactgtttaatgaacaagtatatacaaataaataattataaaaaatttaaaaaaatatatattatatatttttcagtaaCTTTTATAAAACCTGAAAAGtcaatttattattgaaacagaACTATATTGAAAGCTCATCGTTAATCGAACTATATTGAAAGCTCATGTGCAAGTCATTAGCGTTGTTTATTCCCAAGTCATTTGCATTGTTTATTCCCAAGTCATTTGAAAGCTCTTTTAATAACTCAAGCATTCGATCCTAAAAAATTAGCCACCATAAAAtattgtatgtgtatatatatgtgtgtgtgtgtgtgtatatatatatatatatatatatatatatatatatatatatatatatatatatatatatatatatatatatatatatatatatattagggtgggtcaaaaAGTATAAAGTTTTAGCTGCACAAATCAAACATACTAAAAGAGGTACTCTTCCATTTCTTGAATAagatagtataaaaatttttaaataagaaatatttttagtgaCCCTAGAATATTTAATGTGCCCCTAATATTATCttacaaaatttgtttcaaaagtatgtcaaaaaaagcgaaattttataaaattttcaaaaatagttgttattttttataaatataactattttattgcataaaaattattgttttttaacaatatttttaacaaaaaggttttttaacaatcatttttaacaaaaaaaatgattgtaaaaattattttattagggataaatttataaaaaaattattttttggttcATTTATTtagaactaaatttttttttaacatttttgtagtAATCGTGattatagatttatattttctaagaaaattaagtttttttcgttaaaaatttaattgaacaGTTAATGTACTATTAatagattttcaaaaacttatgaacatgtttaaaacttttttaatttatattttactaatgatgaaatatgtttttgtgatatatatatatatatatatatatatatatatatatatatatatatatatatatatatatatatatatatatatatatatatgtatatatatcttttagcaTACCacgtttttagaaaaagaagaaaaaaacgaagaataatgaaagaaaagattgctgtcctatcccaaaccctcagtcgatgtagcagcacatCAGAGAGCTCATCTAAACAagcaatttaagttttttttcagaatattcaACAAATCAAATTTACTTGCTGATTTTCAACCTGAAATTCGTCAACCTATGTGTTTCCATAGATGTTCAATAGAATTAAGGTCAGAACTTTGCTATGTCAATACCattaattgaacttttttgttttttgaaaaagtcttttaaaaggGTTGAAGTGTCTTTTGAGCCATTATCCTGCTAAAATATCCGTCCTCGAGCCCTGAAAAATGTTCCATTTGAGGTCTGCAAATCTACTTGGAAGACGTCCTacaaagaaactttttatttatataaagaatcGAAAAGCACGCTTAAGATTTGTTAATGAACATTTGATTTGGGCAAGAAAACAGTGATTGAAAGTACTTTTTAGTGATGAatttaagtttatgttattTGAATCTGATAATATTAGATATGTCCGTCGACTAAAAGGCCATAAAAACGATCCTAAATACCAGCTACCAACAGTAAAGCACAGAAGTCGAAACATTATAAACTGGGCTAACTTGAATAGAGATTGTATCAGTCCTATCCATTTGATTGATAGCATAATGGACAAAAATATGTACAAATAAATAGTTAAGAATATTATGCTACCACATGCTAAAGATAAAATGCCTAGAGGAAGGATGTTTTAGAAGGACAATGATCCAAAGCACACTTCAACCCTTgtgaaaaactttttcaagaCCAATGAAATTCAATTAATTGAATAGCCTTAGCAAAGTCCTGACCTTAATTCTATTGAATGTCTATGTAAGCTTATTGATCGACAAGTTTCAGGTCAAAAACTAACAAGTAAACGTAAAAAGATgggaaaaatcaaaactattacGATTATGAAGCTTGTAGACTCAATGCCTTGTCACTGTCAAGCAGTAATTAATGCTAAGGGCTTCCTGACAAAGTAGTAAagcaatactttaaaataaaacattttcaatttaaaaaatgtttaaaaaaaaaatcttatttaagtttttttttgaccgGATACTTTTGCAcgcacattttttaataaaatgaacttataaGATTAAATTgcttagatt
The nucleotide sequence above comes from Hydra vulgaris chromosome 09, alternate assembly HydraT2T_AEP. Encoded proteins:
- the LOC136071773 gene encoding COA8 family protein CBG23705, mitochondrial-like isoform X2; translated protein: MIKNSTRPLPLYAKLVRNLNTSLKVFKEPVPTLNSDWVGPADPDSNIRKIIYSKSTSDLETFHHNQRTNDYVWNDMFWREHNTKVLREKSKFLETFKSIPESGNDVSDSLSVFYKKFLEENKDLYDQYNREWYRRNFYSLMLSFRVALSNLFSNSKL